The Dokdonia donghaensis DSW-1 DNA window TTATGTGCGTTTTGGAAATGAGTTTCCGCTACTTATAAAGTTTCTAGATGCAAAGACAAATCTTTCTGTTCAAGTACATCCAGATGATGAGATGGCTCAAAGAGATCATAACTCATACGGTAAAACAGAAATGTGGTACATAATGGATCACGAAGAAGAAGCAGAAATTATATTAGGTCTTAAAGATAAAAATGCAAATACAGAGATCTTACGTGATGTAACAGGAGATAATGTGTATGATATATTTAATAAAGAAAAAGTAAATCGTGGTGATGCTTATTTTATCCCGGCAGGAAAGATACACGCCATAGGAGCGGGGGTGCTCGCAGCAGAAATACAGCAAACCTCAGATATCACCTATAGAGTATATGACTGGGATCGCACAGATAAGGAAGGTCAAAAAAGCGATTTACACCTTGACCAGTCTGTTGCAGCAACTAAGGAGTTTACTGAAGAATGTAAGAAAGAATGTAAAGTAGAAGATAATGTATCACAAAATGTTGTTGCTTGTGATTACTTTACTACAAATAGCTTTAATGTAAATAGTACTTTTCAAAGATCATTTACTAACCTAGATTCATTTGTAATCCTTATGTGTGTTGAGGGTAGTGCATCTGTAACTGTAAATGGTAAAACTGAGATAGTATCTATGGGAGAAACACTTCTCTTACCAGCACAAAGTGAAGAAGCATATTTTTTTGCTCAGAATGCAAAATTTCTAGAAGTGTATATTGATTAATCAACAAATCTATGATTTAGAAATCTTTGTAAACCTATAATGTACTTTGTTGTTATTGTTACATTAAA harbors:
- a CDS encoding type I phosphomannose isomerase catalytic subunit gives rise to the protein MNIYPIKFEPILQEKIWGGSKLQTVLNKKCTSDTTGESWEISGIEGNISQVANGDYKGESLVSLLENHTSEFVGAANYVRFGNEFPLLIKFLDAKTNLSVQVHPDDEMAQRDHNSYGKTEMWYIMDHEEEAEIILGLKDKNANTEILRDVTGDNVYDIFNKEKVNRGDAYFIPAGKIHAIGAGVLAAEIQQTSDITYRVYDWDRTDKEGQKSDLHLDQSVAATKEFTEECKKECKVEDNVSQNVVACDYFTTNSFNVNSTFQRSFTNLDSFVILMCVEGSASVTVNGKTEIVSMGETLLLPAQSEEAYFFAQNAKFLEVYID